A genomic window from Deinobacterium chartae includes:
- the rpsH gene encoding 30S ribosomal protein S8: protein MLSDPIADMLTRIRNATRMFKESVDVPASKFKEELAKILVREGYLAGYERVKDAEGKFDVLRITLKYGAKREQVIKHIERVSRPGRRAYVAHEDLPRVQRGLGLAVVSTSKGLLADREARKAGVGGEVICVVW from the coding sequence ATGCTGAGCGATCCCATCGCTGATATGCTGACTCGCATTCGTAATGCGACGCGCATGTTCAAGGAGAGCGTGGACGTCCCCGCCTCCAAATTCAAGGAAGAACTGGCCAAGATCCTGGTTCGTGAAGGCTACCTGGCCGGCTACGAGCGCGTGAAGGATGCCGAAGGCAAGTTCGACGTGCTGCGCATCACCCTCAAGTACGGGGCCAAGCGCGAGCAGGTTATCAAGCACATCGAGCGCGTCTCGCGCCCCGGCCGCCGCGCTTACGTGGCCCACGAGGACCTGCCCCGCGTTCAGCGCGGTCTGGGTCTGGCCGTCGTCTCGACCTCCAAGGGTCTGCTCGCTGACCGCGAAGCTCGCAAGGCTGGCGTGGGCGGCGAAGTGATCTGCGTGGTCTGGTAA
- a CDS encoding type Z 30S ribosomal protein S14: MAKKSKVIKAERGSKFEVQNYNRCQRCGRARGYYRYFGLCRICIRELAHRGELPGVKKASW, encoded by the coding sequence ATGGCTAAGAAGTCCAAAGTCATCAAGGCCGAGCGCGGCTCGAAGTTCGAAGTGCAGAACTACAACCGCTGCCAGCGCTGTGGTCGCGCCCGCGGCTACTACCGCTACTTCGGTCTGTGCCGTATCTGCATCCGCGAACTTGCGCACCGCGGCGAACTGCCCGGCGTCAAGAAGGCCAGCTGGTAA
- the rplE gene encoding 50S ribosomal protein L5, translating into MDSLKKRYLEEVRPALMKQFEYSSIMAVPRIEKVVLNQGLGAAKDDSKLIDRASRELALIALQKPVVTKAKKSISNFKLRQGMPIGLKVTLRNQQMYTFLDKLLNISLPRIRDFRGINPNAFDGRGNYNLGIREQLIFPEITYDMVDSVRGMDITIVTTAKTDEEARALLTALGFPFRK; encoded by the coding sequence GTGGATTCTCTTAAGAAGCGTTACCTGGAAGAAGTGCGCCCGGCACTGATGAAGCAGTTCGAGTACTCGAGCATCATGGCCGTGCCGCGCATCGAGAAGGTCGTCCTGAACCAGGGCCTGGGTGCGGCCAAGGACGACAGCAAGCTGATCGACCGTGCCTCGCGTGAACTCGCGCTGATCGCCCTGCAAAAGCCGGTGGTCACCAAGGCCAAGAAGAGCATCTCGAACTTCAAGCTGCGTCAGGGCATGCCCATCGGCCTGAAGGTCACGCTGCGCAACCAGCAGATGTACACCTTCTTGGACAAGCTGCTCAACATCAGCCTGCCCCGCATCCGTGATTTCCGCGGTATTAACCCCAACGCCTTCGACGGCCGCGGTAACTACAACCTGGGCATCCGCGAGCAGCTGATTTTCCCCGAGATCACCTATGATATGGTGGATAGCGTTCGCGGCATGGACATCACCATCGTGACCACCGCCAAGACCGACGAGGAGGCGCGCGCGCTGCTGACCGCGCTGGGCTTCCCCTTCAGGAAGTAA
- the rplX gene encoding 50S ribosomal protein L24 — translation MKLHVKKGDTVIVASGKDKGKTGKVLLALPAQQKVVVEGVNVVKKHVKPSPNNTQGGIEEREAAIHASKVRLVDPESGKPTRVRHQIVDGKKVRVGVKSGKVID, via the coding sequence ATGAAACTGCACGTCAAGAAGGGCGACACCGTGATCGTCGCCAGCGGCAAGGACAAGGGCAAGACCGGCAAGGTCCTGCTGGCCCTGCCTGCCCAGCAGAAGGTCGTGGTTGAAGGCGTGAACGTGGTCAAGAAGCACGTCAAGCCCAGCCCGAACAACACCCAGGGTGGTATCGAGGAGCGCGAGGCGGCCATTCACGCCTCGAAGGTGCGCCTGGTCGACCCCGAAAGCGGCAAGCCCACCCGCGTGCGCCATCAGATTGTGGACGGTAAGAAAGTCCGCGTCGGCGTCAAGAGCGGGAAAGTGATCGACTGA